From a region of the Zingiber officinale cultivar Zhangliang chromosome 4B, Zo_v1.1, whole genome shotgun sequence genome:
- the LOC121976755 gene encoding uncharacterized protein LOC121976755 isoform X2, protein MGFLEENFLGGDEKKAAEMGSQNHPAVPCPIPNISLIADSVVRRCSRILMLSVEQLHQSFEAELPENFRLPADYARNLVEYCSYKALRRQTQRQDYLADKEFSLLTFDMMLAWEVPDKDTESLLKEKVLSNNSESDDDDGSLFYASRTRIASQINSKKTVGLEAFARIAPACAAVADPMTVHNLFDALTSCSGGQLHFLIYDKYLKSLYKLLQSTKRKSHQPQKYKFNLIDGEIILDTDAKSVVQQNGTSKKPGRLTLTSHALYFEASGVASYDKAVIYDLSKDLSQVVKCELTGPWGARLFDKAIMYKSDSVAQPIFLEFSRFSDHSYRDYWFVVIQEVLNAHKFIRKYKLKRFQTAEALAKAILGIFRYRAVKKAFQCTPSHFKSILAFNLAEKLPKGDKILEALHSHLELMQMEFQNHAGILTISEEMPLVGPLSDSLYALTRMGFLLLKKGDNPEENDILVGNVHVGQTCPLQTAVKKSFCYSYRAEAADATFDQVKVVDINTNLAVIQAILFPLSEMGKLLRFLASWEEPFKSRVFLFSILYLLYRGWIRYIIPCIFFSISVCMFWHKHHNNGKPVKVFQVSPPPSRGTVELLSMLQDGVSQLQTNVQIGTISLLKLRALFLAIPQTTTKFASTLMIMAVAFSLVPFRHLLLLVLLEVYTRNMPLRKASSEKLVRRIKEWWNRIPAAPIQITNPPGRARYFNILSRTIQP, encoded by the exons ATGGGTTTTCTCGAGGAAAACTTCCTCGGAGGCGACGAGAAGAAGGCTGCCGAGATGGGGAGCCAGAACCACCCCGCAGTTCCCTGTCCCATACCCAACATCTCCCTCATCGCTGATTCCGTCGTACGTCGTTGCTCTAG GATTCTTATGCTATCGGTGGAGCAACTGCACCAATCTTTTGAGGCTGAGCTACCAGAAAATTTCAGGTTACCAGCAGATTATGCTAGGAACCTTGTGGAGTACTGCTCATACAAAGCTCTTCGTAGGCAAACTCAGCGCCAGGACTATTTGGCTGATAAGGAGTTTTCACTTTTAACATTTGATATGATGCTTGCTTGGGAAGTACCTGATAAGGATACTGAGTCCTTACTAAAA GAAAAAGTTCTCTCAAATAATTCAGaatctgatgatgatgatggatcattattttatgcaagtagaACGAGAATAGCTAGCCAG ATTAATAGTAAGAAGACTGTTGGACTAGAAGCTTTTGCCCGAATTGCTCCTGCTTGTGCTGCTGTTGCAGATCCAATGACTGTTCACAATCTCTTTGATGCACTTACTAGCTGCTCAGGTGGTCAACTCCATTTTCTTATATATGACAAGTACCTCAAGAGTCTATACAA ACTACTCCAATCGACAAAGAGGAAGTCACATCAGCCTCAGAAATATAAGTTCAATCTTATTGATGGGGAAATCATATTAGATACTGATGCTAAATCTGTTGTGCAACAAAATGGGACTTCCAAAAAGCCTG GACGGCTGACACTCACCAGCCATGCTCTATATTTTGAAGCTTCAGGGGTTGCTTCATATGACAAAGCTGTCATTTATGACCTGTCCAAGGACTTAAGTCAGGTAGTCAAGTGCGAGTTAACTGGACCATGGGGTGCTCGCCTCTTTGATAAGGCCATTATGTACAAGTCCGATTCTGT TGCACAGCCCATTTTTTTAGAGTTCTCTCGGTTCAGTGACCACTCCTACAGAGACTACTGGTTTGTAGTCATTCAGGAAGTTCTTAATGCTCACAAATTTATAAGGAAGTATAAACTCAAAAGGTTTCAAACGGCAGAAGCTCTTGCTAAGGCTATTTTAGGTATCTTTAGATATCGTGCTGTGAAAAAAGCTTTTCAGTGCACACCCTCACACTTTAAGAGTATACTTGCTTTTAACTTGGCTGAAAAACTTCCAAAAGGTGACAAGATTTTGGAAGCCTTGCATAGTCACTTGGAACTCATGCAGATGGAATTTCAGAACCATGCTGGGATCCTGACTATATCAGAGGAGATGCCATTAGTTGGACCATTATCTGATTCATTATATGCACTTACCAGGATGGGTTTTCTGTTACTGAAGAAGGGCGATAATCCAGAAGAAAATGACATTTTGGTTGGTAATGTCCATGTTGGTCAGACATGTCCACTCCAAACTGCTGTTAAAAAATCATTTTGTTACTCCTATAGGGCTGAGGCAGCAGATGCGACATTTGATCAGGTCAAAGTGGTAGACATTAATACAAATTTAGCTGTGATTCAG GCTatactttttcctttatctgagATGGGCAAGCTACTCAGGTTTTTGGCTTCATGGGAGGAACCTTTCAAATCAAGAGTGTTTTTGTTTTCTATCTTATATCTCCTTTACAG GGGTTGGATCCGGTATATCATACCGTgcattttcttctccatctcgGTTTGCATGTTCTGGCATAAGCATCATAACAATGGAAAGCCCGTCAAAGTGTTCCAAGTTTCACCTCCTCCAAGTAGGGGCACAGTTGAGCTGCTGTCGATGTTGCAAGATGGTGTTTCTCAACTTCAAACAAATGTCCAAATAGGAACAATTTCTCTTCTCAAACTTAGAGCTCTTTTTTTAGCAATTCCACAG ACAACCACCAAATTTGCTTCTACCTTGATGATCATGGCAGTAGCATTCTCCCTGGTACCTTTCAGACACCTGCTGCTACTGGTGCTGCTTGAGGTTTACACAAGAAACATGCCACTGAGGAAAGCCAGCAGCGAGAAGCTGGTAAGGAGAATTAAGGAATGGTGGAATCGCATTCCTGCTGCTCCTATTCAGATCACAAACCCGCCTGGTAGAGCACGGTATTTCAACATTTTATCGCGAACCATTCAACCTTAA
- the LOC121976755 gene encoding uncharacterized protein LOC121976755 isoform X1, with protein MGFLEENFLGGDEKKAAEMGSQNHPAVPCPIPNISLIADSVVRRCSRILMLSVEQLHQSFEAELPENFRLPADYARNLVEYCSYKALRRQTQRQDYLADKEFSLLTFDMMLAWEVPDKDTESLLKEKVLSNNSESDDDDGSLFYASRTRIASQINSKKTVGLEAFARIAPACAAVADPMTVHNLFDALTSCSGGQLHFLIYDKYLKSLYKLLQSTKRKSHQPQKYKFNLIDGEIILDTDAKSVVQQNGTSKKPGRLTLTSHALYFEASGVASYDKAVIYDLSKDLSQVVKCELTGPWGARLFDKAIMYKSDSVAQPIFLEFSRFSDHSYRDYWFVVIQEVLNAHKFIRKYKLKRFQTAEALAKAILGIFRYRAVKKAFQCTPSHFKSILAFNLAEKLPKGDKILEALHSHLELMQMEFQNHAGILTISEEMPLVGPLSDSLYALTRMGFLLLKKGDNPEENDILVGNVHVGQTCPLQTAVKKSFCYSYRAEAADATFDQVKVVDINTNLAVIQAILFPLSEMGKLLRFLASWEEPFKSRVFLFSILYLLYSLWSPRGWIRYIIPCIFFSISVCMFWHKHHNNGKPVKVFQVSPPPSRGTVELLSMLQDGVSQLQTNVQIGTISLLKLRALFLAIPQTTTKFASTLMIMAVAFSLVPFRHLLLLVLLEVYTRNMPLRKASSEKLVRRIKEWWNRIPAAPIQITNPPGRARYFNILSRTIQP; from the exons ATGGGTTTTCTCGAGGAAAACTTCCTCGGAGGCGACGAGAAGAAGGCTGCCGAGATGGGGAGCCAGAACCACCCCGCAGTTCCCTGTCCCATACCCAACATCTCCCTCATCGCTGATTCCGTCGTACGTCGTTGCTCTAG GATTCTTATGCTATCGGTGGAGCAACTGCACCAATCTTTTGAGGCTGAGCTACCAGAAAATTTCAGGTTACCAGCAGATTATGCTAGGAACCTTGTGGAGTACTGCTCATACAAAGCTCTTCGTAGGCAAACTCAGCGCCAGGACTATTTGGCTGATAAGGAGTTTTCACTTTTAACATTTGATATGATGCTTGCTTGGGAAGTACCTGATAAGGATACTGAGTCCTTACTAAAA GAAAAAGTTCTCTCAAATAATTCAGaatctgatgatgatgatggatcattattttatgcaagtagaACGAGAATAGCTAGCCAG ATTAATAGTAAGAAGACTGTTGGACTAGAAGCTTTTGCCCGAATTGCTCCTGCTTGTGCTGCTGTTGCAGATCCAATGACTGTTCACAATCTCTTTGATGCACTTACTAGCTGCTCAGGTGGTCAACTCCATTTTCTTATATATGACAAGTACCTCAAGAGTCTATACAA ACTACTCCAATCGACAAAGAGGAAGTCACATCAGCCTCAGAAATATAAGTTCAATCTTATTGATGGGGAAATCATATTAGATACTGATGCTAAATCTGTTGTGCAACAAAATGGGACTTCCAAAAAGCCTG GACGGCTGACACTCACCAGCCATGCTCTATATTTTGAAGCTTCAGGGGTTGCTTCATATGACAAAGCTGTCATTTATGACCTGTCCAAGGACTTAAGTCAGGTAGTCAAGTGCGAGTTAACTGGACCATGGGGTGCTCGCCTCTTTGATAAGGCCATTATGTACAAGTCCGATTCTGT TGCACAGCCCATTTTTTTAGAGTTCTCTCGGTTCAGTGACCACTCCTACAGAGACTACTGGTTTGTAGTCATTCAGGAAGTTCTTAATGCTCACAAATTTATAAGGAAGTATAAACTCAAAAGGTTTCAAACGGCAGAAGCTCTTGCTAAGGCTATTTTAGGTATCTTTAGATATCGTGCTGTGAAAAAAGCTTTTCAGTGCACACCCTCACACTTTAAGAGTATACTTGCTTTTAACTTGGCTGAAAAACTTCCAAAAGGTGACAAGATTTTGGAAGCCTTGCATAGTCACTTGGAACTCATGCAGATGGAATTTCAGAACCATGCTGGGATCCTGACTATATCAGAGGAGATGCCATTAGTTGGACCATTATCTGATTCATTATATGCACTTACCAGGATGGGTTTTCTGTTACTGAAGAAGGGCGATAATCCAGAAGAAAATGACATTTTGGTTGGTAATGTCCATGTTGGTCAGACATGTCCACTCCAAACTGCTGTTAAAAAATCATTTTGTTACTCCTATAGGGCTGAGGCAGCAGATGCGACATTTGATCAGGTCAAAGTGGTAGACATTAATACAAATTTAGCTGTGATTCAG GCTatactttttcctttatctgagATGGGCAAGCTACTCAGGTTTTTGGCTTCATGGGAGGAACCTTTCAAATCAAGAGTGTTTTTGTTTTCTATCTTATATCTCCTTTACAG TTTGTGGTCTCCTAGGGGTTGGATCCGGTATATCATACCGTgcattttcttctccatctcgGTTTGCATGTTCTGGCATAAGCATCATAACAATGGAAAGCCCGTCAAAGTGTTCCAAGTTTCACCTCCTCCAAGTAGGGGCACAGTTGAGCTGCTGTCGATGTTGCAAGATGGTGTTTCTCAACTTCAAACAAATGTCCAAATAGGAACAATTTCTCTTCTCAAACTTAGAGCTCTTTTTTTAGCAATTCCACAG ACAACCACCAAATTTGCTTCTACCTTGATGATCATGGCAGTAGCATTCTCCCTGGTACCTTTCAGACACCTGCTGCTACTGGTGCTGCTTGAGGTTTACACAAGAAACATGCCACTGAGGAAAGCCAGCAGCGAGAAGCTGGTAAGGAGAATTAAGGAATGGTGGAATCGCATTCCTGCTGCTCCTATTCAGATCACAAACCCGCCTGGTAGAGCACGGTATTTCAACATTTTATCGCGAACCATTCAACCTTAA